The proteins below are encoded in one region of Oceaniferula marina:
- a CDS encoding DUF6288 domain-containing protein, which translates to MISVTCPNCQQSFDIDASLVGRHGRCDHCQTKFELKPDHSSPEPVRNNGEIQEPEASQQSSPPAKPGKAVGLIAATIAIVAGAGIYLQQQQPPETKQSDTAQKPATTPASDALDSTKPQAKSEEGQATPTPATGALPALAETFPVKTQFGAIDIRAYLKTYPNVHQGWMPSKPEQADEAKQWGSHLGPLGVRIRSHAPQMQGRPAFAANVPHCLRAEDGKLALTAAEVVSIAPGSPAENHLQVGDLIIGIEGEDLKSGNQYRPEWQTMHKDARELQLMLGEKIDQAQGRGDIRLTVMRYPEDSVQAFARKLKLSDGRILVDPIAVKAGDTIHLIVDPDGNNAHDHLAWLSPQLTGNGQSTLDLTDTAQITPDQATTGWGEVSRNKDLSGKDLGEKGLAVHAASHVTFTVPTGYTSFQTAIKATHANSDVTAIIKVNTRQQALPVRSKEIWAGKGGNQSVGAQSFDVEVPGDGYISLVSDKFDDNIHGDGTSWFDVTLEGSYGSKELLAMPNEGAHAGYGRPHFTTDKATEHKGVTYQQALNLHAHGVATWRLPKGTTRIKGSFAALSHGKVQPRIEFTNLARPLSGIHKEKLVELRFPIGKAGSFSSTYPKDCAKSELTVRRHTEWLAAQQQQDGSWPRLAGYTTNGWDTSFCALALMSSGDPKYNDQIKRAAYLMAYDSAPSEWTAERAMRVIFLAEYYLKTKDQAILAGLQSSYVQLMATAKTDFMAGHKVNGFGYGIAGQHYGTGHLALGIALASRTPISVDKELVDGILRHAGEVCVNGTYAYGRGRRLARDDSRYHGGGNAMVGPGILGAMIGGGHEASIQEALERWSASAGDGDNSHATSSLAFIFASLAMACGDEDVFLKHMQHFRYKMTLDDNWEGGILKSAFPLDFQGGEGVTATWIRSAGSILVFNALKKNLAITGNQSHYAKQRIKEQAVSEWGGQIHSYYLRNWCLAKEVLGPKAPTEIEAGIAAMEKLPRTTALVPETKTIVTQLAPGLIQTIAKDRSLSEIQRAYAIELLCGLDFRLFASLDGKNQKIDLTINHPLHQLNWLEEDKQAILSKPEFNLQASLEITADNLAKPLTFSASSKKGFNPESGELKTSMKSELKNPGTPKFKGQAKISFQLGDTTIAYTRPLWFNTEFAHSNNINLRRLNLKLKVAPRAYFQSQPLMIAGRAFDCMYPKERMLEVKGPEPGTVNIHEGDSVLVNLASENFICPWVLSMTFPEMTQVRVAKAKNHHASQGSVDGDWENLYDFDDNTGVEIKPSDGKTVIAYDFGKAVTLNGLDVRYQHGNFVRVSYQRNGQWIPLVWDRYSPHTGHNPRFPDTEAQHWKVELQHGRNAKLSTLRFYHNPNRILNSPAYIQSQQPDSFPQASAN; encoded by the coding sequence ATGATCTCGGTGACTTGCCCCAACTGCCAGCAAAGCTTCGACATTGATGCATCACTCGTCGGCCGCCACGGTCGCTGTGACCACTGCCAAACGAAGTTCGAACTCAAGCCGGACCATTCCAGCCCTGAGCCGGTCCGGAACAACGGTGAAATTCAAGAGCCGGAAGCAAGCCAACAATCGAGCCCCCCGGCAAAACCAGGTAAAGCCGTCGGCCTGATCGCGGCCACCATTGCAATCGTAGCCGGAGCCGGAATTTACCTCCAGCAACAGCAGCCTCCCGAAACCAAACAAAGCGATACCGCCCAGAAACCGGCAACAACGCCCGCAAGCGACGCTCTCGATTCGACCAAACCACAGGCCAAATCCGAAGAAGGCCAAGCTACCCCCACTCCAGCAACAGGCGCACTACCCGCACTGGCTGAGACTTTTCCCGTCAAAACCCAATTTGGGGCCATCGACATCCGGGCTTACCTCAAGACCTACCCGAATGTGCACCAGGGCTGGATGCCATCGAAACCCGAGCAAGCGGACGAAGCCAAACAATGGGGGTCGCACCTCGGGCCACTGGGTGTTCGCATCCGCTCGCACGCCCCCCAGATGCAAGGACGCCCTGCCTTTGCCGCCAATGTCCCGCACTGCCTGCGTGCCGAAGACGGAAAACTGGCACTGACGGCAGCTGAAGTGGTCAGCATCGCCCCCGGTTCTCCTGCAGAAAACCACCTACAAGTCGGCGACCTGATCATTGGTATTGAGGGAGAAGACCTCAAATCCGGGAATCAGTACCGCCCCGAGTGGCAGACCATGCACAAAGACGCTCGCGAACTCCAACTGATGCTCGGAGAAAAAATCGACCAAGCCCAAGGGCGCGGCGATATCCGCCTCACCGTCATGCGCTACCCCGAAGACAGCGTACAGGCCTTCGCTCGTAAACTGAAACTCAGCGACGGCCGCATCCTCGTCGATCCCATTGCCGTCAAAGCTGGCGATACCATCCATCTCATTGTCGATCCCGACGGCAATAATGCCCACGATCACCTTGCCTGGCTTAGCCCGCAACTCACCGGAAACGGTCAATCCACGCTCGACCTCACTGATACAGCACAAATCACGCCGGATCAGGCCACCACCGGTTGGGGAGAGGTCTCCCGGAATAAAGATCTAAGCGGTAAGGACCTCGGAGAAAAAGGCCTCGCTGTGCACGCCGCCTCCCACGTCACCTTCACTGTGCCGACCGGCTACACAAGCTTCCAAACGGCAATAAAAGCCACTCACGCCAATAGCGACGTCACCGCCATCATCAAGGTGAATACCAGACAACAAGCACTACCCGTCCGCAGCAAAGAGATCTGGGCTGGAAAAGGAGGGAACCAATCCGTCGGAGCCCAAAGCTTTGATGTCGAAGTCCCCGGAGACGGATACATTTCGCTCGTCAGCGACAAGTTCGATGACAATATCCACGGCGATGGCACCTCCTGGTTCGATGTCACTCTGGAAGGGAGTTACGGCAGCAAGGAGCTGTTAGCGATGCCTAACGAAGGAGCCCACGCCGGCTACGGCCGCCCTCATTTCACCACCGACAAAGCCACGGAACACAAAGGTGTCACCTATCAACAAGCACTCAACCTGCACGCCCACGGCGTCGCCACCTGGCGCCTGCCCAAGGGAACCACCCGGATCAAAGGAAGCTTTGCAGCCCTGAGCCACGGTAAAGTCCAACCCCGGATCGAGTTCACCAACCTCGCCCGCCCACTTTCCGGTATTCACAAAGAGAAACTTGTTGAACTCCGCTTCCCGATCGGAAAAGCCGGGAGCTTCAGTAGCACCTACCCGAAAGATTGCGCCAAATCCGAGCTCACCGTCCGCCGCCACACCGAATGGCTTGCGGCCCAACAGCAACAAGATGGCTCCTGGCCACGGCTCGCCGGTTATACCACCAATGGATGGGACACCTCCTTCTGCGCCCTCGCTCTGATGTCCAGTGGTGACCCCAAATACAATGATCAAATCAAACGCGCCGCTTACCTCATGGCCTACGATAGCGCCCCCAGCGAGTGGACGGCAGAACGTGCCATGCGCGTCATCTTCCTCGCTGAGTATTATCTGAAAACCAAAGACCAAGCCATTCTCGCCGGTCTGCAATCTTCCTACGTCCAGCTGATGGCAACCGCCAAAACCGACTTCATGGCCGGCCACAAAGTCAATGGCTTCGGCTACGGAATCGCCGGCCAGCACTACGGCACCGGACACCTCGCCCTAGGGATCGCCTTGGCATCCCGCACCCCGATCTCCGTCGATAAGGAACTCGTTGACGGCATTCTTCGACACGCAGGTGAAGTCTGTGTCAATGGAACCTACGCCTATGGTCGCGGCCGCCGGCTCGCCCGCGATGACAGCCGCTATCACGGTGGAGGTAATGCCATGGTCGGCCCCGGCATTCTCGGCGCCATGATCGGGGGAGGACATGAAGCCTCCATCCAGGAGGCCCTTGAACGCTGGTCCGCATCTGCCGGTGACGGCGACAACTCCCACGCCACCAGCTCGCTTGCCTTTATCTTCGCCTCGCTCGCCATGGCCTGTGGCGACGAAGATGTCTTTCTCAAGCACATGCAACATTTCCGCTACAAAATGACTCTGGATGACAACTGGGAAGGTGGTATTCTCAAGTCAGCCTTCCCTCTGGACTTCCAAGGTGGAGAAGGAGTCACGGCCACCTGGATTCGTAGTGCCGGAAGCATCCTCGTCTTTAATGCACTGAAAAAGAACCTCGCCATCACAGGCAACCAATCCCACTACGCCAAACAGAGAATCAAAGAACAAGCGGTCAGCGAATGGGGAGGCCAGATCCACTCCTACTACCTGCGAAACTGGTGCCTTGCCAAAGAAGTTCTCGGCCCGAAAGCCCCCACCGAAATTGAAGCCGGCATCGCGGCGATGGAAAAGCTGCCACGCACCACCGCGCTGGTTCCGGAAACAAAAACCATCGTCACACAGCTCGCCCCTGGATTGATCCAAACCATCGCCAAAGACAGATCACTGAGCGAAATCCAGCGTGCCTACGCGATCGAATTACTCTGCGGTCTGGATTTCCGCCTCTTTGCCAGCCTCGACGGAAAAAATCAAAAAATTGACCTCACCATCAACCACCCGCTGCACCAGCTCAATTGGTTGGAGGAAGACAAACAAGCGATCCTATCCAAGCCGGAATTCAATCTCCAAGCATCATTGGAAATCACCGCGGATAACCTGGCAAAACCCCTCACCTTTTCAGCCAGCTCAAAGAAAGGGTTCAATCCGGAAAGCGGTGAACTCAAAACCAGTATGAAGTCTGAGCTTAAAAACCCGGGAACCCCCAAGTTCAAAGGACAAGCCAAGATCTCCTTCCAACTCGGCGACACCACAATCGCCTACACCCGACCACTCTGGTTCAACACCGAGTTCGCCCATTCCAACAACATCAATCTGCGCCGCCTCAACCTGAAACTCAAAGTTGCCCCACGAGCTTACTTTCAGAGCCAGCCATTGATGATTGCAGGCCGAGCCTTCGATTGTATGTATCCAAAAGAACGCATGCTCGAGGTCAAAGGCCCGGAACCGGGGACCGTCAACATCCACGAGGGCGACAGCGTGCTGGTCAACCTCGCCAGCGAAAATTTCATCTGCCCATGGGTGCTTTCCATGACCTTCCCCGAGATGACCCAAGTGCGGGTCGCCAAAGCTAAAAACCACCATGCCAGCCAGGGCTCGGTCGATGGCGACTGGGAAAACCTCTACGACTTCGATGACAACACCGGCGTCGAGATCAAACCAAGTGATGGAAAAACCGTGATCGCATACGACTTTGGTAAAGCCGTCACTCTGAACGGCTTGGACGTCCGCTACCAGCACGGAAACTTTGTTCGAGTCAGCTACCAACGCAACGGCCAGTGGATTCCTCTCGTTTGGGACCGCTATTCACCTCACACCGGCCATAACCCACGTTTCCCCGACACCGAAGCCCAACACTGGAAAGTTGAACTGCAACATGGACGGAATGCCAAACTCAGCACCCTGCGGTTCTATCACAACCCGAACCGGATCCTAAACTCTCCAGCCTATATCCAGAGCCAACAACCTGATAGCTTCCCGCAAGCATCAGCCAATTAA